The nucleotide window TCTGCCTGCGCCGGATTACTCAAGCGGCCGCTCTTCTTTCTTCTTTTTCTTCTTCCAGATCTTTGTTTCCTGCCCACGCCACAGACGTTGAATATTGTCATGGTGACGCAGTAAAACCAGGCAGGAGAGCATCGCGACCGGGAAGGTCAACTGGGGTTTAAACCACCAGACGTAGAAAGGAGCAATCAGGGCGCTGATAATGGCACCCAGCGAGGAGTAGCCGCTCAGCAGCACGGTGAGGAGCCATGTCCCGGTCATCAATCCCGTTAAATCCCAGCCGATAGGCGCAATGGCACCAAACGCCGTCGCCACCCCTTTGCCGCCCTTGAAATGGAAAAAGACTGGATAGATGTGGCCCAGGCAGGCGGCAATGGCGATCAGGCCAAGATAGAGCGGAGAAACACCATAGTGGTAAGCCAGCCAGACCGGCAGCATCCCTTTAAGAACGTCAAACACCAGCACCAGAACCGCGGGGACTTTTCCGCCGATTCGCAATACGTTGGTGGTGCCAGGGTTTCCTGAACCATTCAGGCGGGGGTCGGGCAATCTGAACAGACGGCAAACCAGGATCGCGCTGGAAATGGAGCCGCACAGATACGCGAAAAGAATCATACCAAGCGCGAATACACTCATAACACCGTTCCATCCCTTAGGGGTCGTTTTGTTCTCATCATCCGTGGATAATACGCATAATCCGCCGGAAGTGGTATCCGGCAACCACAAAAACAGAGACCAGCATCATGGATATCGTATTTATAGAACAACTGTCGGTGATCACCACCATTGGTGTTTACGAGTGGGAACAAACGATTCAGCAGAAGCTGGTGTTCGATGTCGAAATGGCCTGGGACAATCGCCAGGCGGCAGCCAGTGATGATGTCAGCGACTGCCTGAGCTATGCCGATGTGGCTGAGGCGATCGTTGAGCATGTGGCGGGGGGCAAATTTGCCCTGGTTGAGCGGGTGGCTGAAGAAGTCGCCTCGCTGCTGCTGGCGCGTTTCAACTCACCCTGGGTGCGCATAAAGCTCAGCAAGCCAGGCGCAGTGGCCCAGGCGGCTCAGGTTGGCGTAATTATCGAACGCGGGACTAATCCGAAATAAATTCAATGTGATTGCCATCACAACGAAACCAAACCACATTATGCTCTGTCTTAAGGTTGGCCTAATTCTTGTCAGGCACAATTTTGGCGGATGCGTGAAGCAGCCGCCTTTTTACTGGATTTAAAACGGATAGGGGTAGATTTGATGGCAGATATTCATCAGCTATGGGTGGCAGCAATACTTGGCATTGTTGAAGGGTTAACAGAATTTCTTCCTGTTTCTTCCACCGGGCACATGATCATTGTCGGTCATCTGTTGGGATTTGAAGGCGATAAGGCAGAAACGTTTGAAGTGGTTATCCAGCTGGGTTCAATCCTGGCGGTGGTAGTGATGTTCTGGCGTCGTCTGTTTGGTCTGATTGGCATCCATTTTGGCAAAGTTCCACACGAAGGTACGGGCAAGGGTCATCTTTCGCTGATCCACATTCTGCTGGGCATGGCACCGGCCGTAGTGGTTGGTCTGGTTTTTCATGACCAAATCAAACAACTCTTTAATCCCATTAACGTAATGTATGCGCTGGTTGTTGGCGGCGTGCTGCTGCTGGCGGCGGAGTACCTGAAGCCTAAACAGCCGAAAGCCGAGGGCATCGATGACATGACCTATCGTCAGGCATTTATCATTGGCTGCTTCCAGTGCCTGGCGTTGTGGCCGGGCTTCTCCCGCTCTGGCGCCACTATCTCTGGCGGTATGCTGATGGGTGTAAGCCGCTATGCGGCTGCGGAGTTCTCTTTCGTGCTGGCGGTACCAATGATGATTGGCGCAACGGTGCTGGATCTCTACAGAAGTATGGGCTTCCTCTCCATGGCTGATTTCCCGATGTTTGCCGTAGGTTTCGTAGTAGCCTTTATCGTGGCGCTGATCGCGATTAAAGTCTTCCTGAAGCTGATCCAGCGCATCTCGTTTGTACCTTTCGCCATCTATCGCTTTATCGTGGCGGCAGCGGTTTACATGATTTTTGTGTAATTAAACGCTTGTTCCCGAAGCCAGCTCCTTTCAGGTCCGGCTTCGGGAACGGTTTAAAGCTGCTGTTCCCTCCAGTGGGACAAAGCGGCAATCCTTCTTCTGGTTAACTCTTCCCTGACCTCCACGCCTTTAAATCCGGCCGCCACGACCTCTTTTGTGGACACGCCCAGTGCGATTTCAAACGCTTTACGCAGACAATCGCCCTGAGGATAGGCGTTGCTTTCAAATCCTGTTCGTCCCCGGGCGTCAGCTTCACTGGTCAACGCAATCTGTTCCACGCGGTGCGGCTTTCGCCAGGCATCAATGCGATCAAAGAGCGCGATCAGCGTTTCCGGGCTCTGGCGTTCAATGGTGTGCACCACATCGTGAAATTCGGTCACCAGCAGCGCCAAATCACGGATAGCGTTGGGAACGCGAAGGCGCTGGCACAGGGCTGCCACTAAAGGCACGCCCGCCGGTCCGTGACCGTGATGGCTGGGCCATTTTTCGGGCGGCGTCAGCGCTTTACCAACATCATGAAACAGCGTGGCAAAGCGGACATCGACCTCGGGGCTGAGCTGGGCTGCAATCGCCAGCGTCATCAGCGTATGTACACCGGTATCAATTTCAGGATGCCATTTCGCCGGGGCAGGAATGCCATAAAGATTATCCAGCTCAGGAAAGAGCACCGCCAGTGCGCCGCAGTCCCGCAGTACCTGAAAATAGATCTGTGGATTGCGGGTTTCCAGCGCTTTTTCGGTCTCTTTCCACACGCGTTCCGGCGTCAGCGTGTTCAGCTCGCCGCTTTCTGCCATCCAGCGCATTAACGCCTGGGTTTCTTCGGCAACCACAAAATTGAGGTGGGCAAAACGCGCTGCAAACCGTGCCACGCGCAGCACGCGCAGGGGATCTTCCTGGAAGGCCTGAGAGACATGCCGTAGCTGGCGCTGCTGGAGATCGGCGCGGCCCTGCCAGGGATCGTAGAAATGGCCCTGTTCGTCCTGGGCAATAGCGTTGATGGTCAGATCGCGGCGCTGTAAATCCTGCTCAAGAGTGACATCCGGCGCGGAGTAGCAGACAAAACCGGTATAACCGCTGCCGTTTTTCCGCTCCGTGCGGGCGAGAGCATACTCTTCGTGTGTCTCTGGATGCAGGAAGACCGGAAAATCACGGCCCACCTGCTCAAAGCCCTGACGCAGCATCTCTTCGGGTGAGGCACCCACAACTACCCAATCTTTGTCTTTGACCGGCAGATTTAACAGTGCATCGCGTACCGCGCCACCGACAAGGTAAGTCTTCACTACCGCGCTCCTGATCTGTTTGTTTTATGCATCATACTTGAAGTGTAGAACCATCCCAACGTTGTGCGGCCCATGCTTTCCTGAAGGCATGCCAAAAAGGGCATCAATAGATGCCCTGAGAACTTTACCCGGAGAGGTCAGTTCATCCAGCGATCTTTCTTTTTACGGCTGGGGATCATGTGCGGCAGTAACAGGCCTAACAGCAGACCCACGCCAGCCACACCGCCGCCGTACATAAACCACTGCATAATGATGGTGCGCTGTTTATCATCCAGCTGAACGTTGGCCGCGCTCACTTTTTTCTGCGCCACCACCAGCTGATTTTTCAGCTTCTGGTTTTCCTCTTTCAGGCTGTTAATCGCCCCATCGCTACCCGCCACTTTCTTCTGCATCTCGGCAGTACGCTG belongs to Erwinia pyri and includes:
- the plsY gene encoding glycerol-3-phosphate 1-O-acyltransferase PlsY — protein: MSVFALGMILFAYLCGSISSAILVCRLFRLPDPRLNGSGNPGTTNVLRIGGKVPAVLVLVFDVLKGMLPVWLAYHYGVSPLYLGLIAIAACLGHIYPVFFHFKGGKGVATAFGAIAPIGWDLTGLMTGTWLLTVLLSGYSSLGAIISALIAPFYVWWFKPQLTFPVAMLSCLVLLRHHDNIQRLWRGQETKIWKKKKKKEERPLE
- the folB gene encoding bifunctional dihydroneopterin aldolase/7,8-dihydroneopterin epimerase, with amino-acid sequence MDIVFIEQLSVITTIGVYEWEQTIQQKLVFDVEMAWDNRQAAASDDVSDCLSYADVAEAIVEHVAGGKFALVERVAEEVASLLLARFNSPWVRIKLSKPGAVAQAAQVGVIIERGTNPK
- the bacA gene encoding undecaprenyl-diphosphate phosphatase, yielding MADIHQLWVAAILGIVEGLTEFLPVSSTGHMIIVGHLLGFEGDKAETFEVVIQLGSILAVVVMFWRRLFGLIGIHFGKVPHEGTGKGHLSLIHILLGMAPAVVVGLVFHDQIKQLFNPINVMYALVVGGVLLLAAEYLKPKQPKAEGIDDMTYRQAFIIGCFQCLALWPGFSRSGATISGGMLMGVSRYAAAEFSFVLAVPMMIGATVLDLYRSMGFLSMADFPMFAVGFVVAFIVALIAIKVFLKLIQRISFVPFAIYRFIVAAAVYMIFV
- a CDS encoding multifunctional CCA addition/repair protein: MKTYLVGGAVRDALLNLPVKDKDWVVVGASPEEMLRQGFEQVGRDFPVFLHPETHEEYALARTERKNGSGYTGFVCYSAPDVTLEQDLQRRDLTINAIAQDEQGHFYDPWQGRADLQQRQLRHVSQAFQEDPLRVLRVARFAARFAHLNFVVAEETQALMRWMAESGELNTLTPERVWKETEKALETRNPQIYFQVLRDCGALAVLFPELDNLYGIPAPAKWHPEIDTGVHTLMTLAIAAQLSPEVDVRFATLFHDVGKALTPPEKWPSHHGHGPAGVPLVAALCQRLRVPNAIRDLALLVTEFHDVVHTIERQSPETLIALFDRIDAWRKPHRVEQIALTSEADARGRTGFESNAYPQGDCLRKAFEIALGVSTKEVVAAGFKGVEVREELTRRRIAALSHWREQQL